In Chitinivorax sp. PXF-14, the DNA window AGCCGCGCGAAGAACGGCGTGGCGCCGACCACCAGCGGCGGGATCGCGCCGGCCACGCCGAGCGAGGTGCCGGTGAGCCAGACGGTGAACGGGATCAGCAGGATCAGCAGGATGACGAAAGGCACCGAGCGCAGCACGTTGACGGCGAAGGACAGCGCGCCGTAGAGCCAGCCATTGGCCAGCAGCTGGCGCTTGGCGGTGAGGAACAGCAGCACGCCGAGCGGCAGGCCAAGCAGCACGGTGAACAGGAGCGAGCCGCCGAGCATCGTCAGCGTATCGAGCGTGGCCTGCCAGATGTCGGCCCAGTCGAGATTGGCGAAATCCATCACAGGGCCTCCACGCGGACATTGGCTTGGATAAAGGCATCGTGCGCCGCGGCGATGTCAGCCGCCTCGCCGCGCAGCTCGACGATCAGCTGGCCATAGGGCGTATCCTTGATGCGGCCTATCGTGCCCTGCAGCAGGTTGACGCGCACCGCGTGGGTCTTGGCCACATCGTCGATCACCGGGGTGTAGGTGGTGTCGCCGACGAAGGTCAGCCGCAGCAGCGGGCCCTGTGCCTCGGCGCGGTCGAAGGCCTGTTCGAGCTCGTCGAAATGGCTGGCCTCGGCTACCAGGCTCTGTGTCGGCGCCTGCTGCGGATGCAGGAACACATCGACCACCGGCCCGCTCTCGACGATGCGCCCGGCCTCGATCACCGCCACGCGGTCACACAGCGCGCGGATCACGTTCATCTCGTGGGTGATCAGCACGATGGTCAGCCCGAGCCGGCGGTTGATGTCGCGCAGCAATTGCAGGATCGCCTGCGTGGTCTGCGGATCGAGCGCCGAGGTGGCCTCGTCGCACAGCAGCAGCCTGGGCTGATTGGCCAGCGCGCGGGCGATGCCGACGCGCTGTTTCTGCCCGCCCGACAGCTGCGAGGGATATTTGTCGCGGTGTTCGCTGAGGCCGACCAGTTCGAGCAGCTCGGCCACGCGCGCATCCATCCCGGCGCGGCTCAGCTTACCCGCGAGCTTGAGCGGGAAGCGCACATTGTCGGCCACCGTCTTGCCCGACAGCAGGTTGAAATGCTGGAACACCATGCCGATGCGCTGGCGCAGCGCCTGCAGCGCACGGCCGTCGAGCCGGGTGATGTCCTGCCCGTCGATCTCGATGTGGCCCTCGCTCGGGCGTTCGAGCAGGTTGAGGGTGCGGATCAGCGTGCTCTTGCCGGCGCCGGAGCGGCCGATGATGCCGAAGATCTCGCCTTGGGCGATGTCCAGGGAGATGTCCTGCAGGGCCGGCACGGTGTTGCCGTCGACCCGGTAGGACTTGGACACGTGGTTGACGTGTATCACTGCTTGTCCTTGTCAATTGCGCGAGGGCCTCGGCTGGAGGCCCCCTGGTTACGCACCGTTTGAGTGCATACGCGATGTTGCGTCGCACTATATCAGCGTCAACTTATTCTTATGAAATAAGAATTATCAATTTTTAAAGAATTAGAAAGCATATAAAAGCTGCAGGGTATAT includes these proteins:
- a CDS encoding methionine ABC transporter ATP-binding protein, yielding MIHVNHVSKSYRVDGNTVPALQDISLDIAQGEIFGIIGRSGAGKSTLIRTLNLLERPSEGHIEIDGQDITRLDGRALQALRQRIGMVFQHFNLLSGKTVADNVRFPLKLAGKLSRAGMDARVAELLELVGLSEHRDKYPSQLSGGQKQRVGIARALANQPRLLLCDEATSALDPQTTQAILQLLRDINRRLGLTIVLITHEMNVIRALCDRVAVIEAGRIVESGPVVDVFLHPQQAPTQSLVAEASHFDELEQAFDRAEAQGPLLRLTFVGDTTYTPVIDDVAKTHAVRVNLLQGTIGRIKDTPYGQLIVELRGEAADIAAAHDAFIQANVRVEAL